Proteins found in one Mytilus edulis chromosome 2, xbMytEdul2.2, whole genome shotgun sequence genomic segment:
- the LOC139512790 gene encoding uncharacterized protein, producing the protein MECYCGVKGDKITKANETDCDMPCHGNETQICGGIYRLSVYEIFYEKITTSSHPMTSLADTTTDLKHSTQMDLSSPLTSPADTTTDLSSVKSSHRDQAYSSLRSSVSSSAEWTSVDSFTLKRTTDTSTKVSTDTWVKVSTDIWTQVSTDTASASECVCPCEYVSVVNKTKEELIAIATKDLYIDKTQTSTYKNSKKSAEDHRSSSRNIGIVGVLVISITMSLLVLVDCINGPLKKYWFV; encoded by the exons ATGGAATGTTACTGTGGTGTTAAAGGTGACAAGATAACGAAAGCTAACGAAACCGACTGTGATATGCCTTGCCATGGTAACGAAACACAGATTTGTGGAGGAATTTATCGACTATCTGTATATGAGATCTTTTACG aaaaaataacgACATCTTCGCATCCTATGACATCACTTGCTGACACTACAACAGATTTAAAGCATTCGACACAAATGGATTTGTCGTCTCCTCTGACATCACCTGCTGACACTACAACAGATTTGTCTTCAGTCAAATCATCTCACAGAGATCAAGCATATTCATCACTGCGATCTTCAGTTTCGTCATCGGCTGAATGGACATCTGTTGATTCATTTACGCTTAAAAGAACGACAGACACTTCAACCAAAGTTTCCACAGACACTTGGGTCAAAGTTTCCACAGATATTTGGACCCAAGTTTCCACAGACACAGCAAGTGCTTCTGAATGTGTTTGTCCTTGCGAATATGTTAGTGTTGTAAACAAGACAAAGGAAGAACTAATTGCCATAGCAACAAAGGATTTGTACATAGACAAAACGCAAACATCAACTTATAAAAATTCTAAGAAGTCTGCAGAAGATCATCGAAGTTCAAGTAGAAACATTGGCATCGTTGGAGTCTTAGTTATCAGTATAACAATGTCTTTGTTAGTATTAGTTGACTGCATCAATggtcctttaaaaaaatattggtttgtGTAA